Proteins from a genomic interval of Polaribacter sp. Q13:
- a CDS encoding carbohydrate kinase family protein, producing MKFDVIVSGMMVVDILAEVPLNVNLGSKHEVSKIIIQGGAPAGNAACVIAQNNLKTAFLGYKADNTLSLIAREELKRYNVDTSLLINNPDFQPAIAVVEINTKNGDRTVYYSTNNYKPLLPKDINEDWIKNSKLLLVDGYDVVGNLELLKIANKHNIPSVLDIEAGDISVLKKMISLGSHIILPLEGAQMITELDLPEECINALSLITNGQLVITDGANGSWALENERIIHQAAFPTEVVDTTGCGDAFHGAYASALLKGKNLAKRLEYASAYASIIATHFGGRSYFPSTKEVEQILLKK from the coding sequence ATGAAATTTGATGTAATAGTTTCTGGGATGATGGTTGTAGATATTTTAGCTGAGGTTCCTTTAAATGTAAATTTAGGATCAAAACACGAAGTTTCAAAAATAATTATTCAAGGGGGTGCTCCTGCAGGAAATGCTGCTTGTGTTATTGCTCAAAACAATTTAAAGACAGCGTTTTTAGGATATAAAGCAGACAATACTTTAAGTTTAATCGCTAGAGAAGAACTAAAAAGGTATAATGTTGACACCTCGTTATTAATTAACAATCCAGATTTTCAACCTGCAATTGCTGTTGTTGAAATAAATACTAAAAATGGAGATCGTACCGTTTATTACTCAACAAATAACTACAAACCACTTCTACCAAAAGATATTAATGAAGATTGGATTAAAAACAGTAAATTATTATTAGTAGATGGTTATGATGTTGTTGGAAATTTAGAACTTCTAAAAATTGCTAATAAACATAACATTCCCTCTGTTTTAGATATTGAAGCTGGAGATATTTCTGTATTAAAAAAAATGATTTCTTTAGGTAGTCATATTATTCTGCCACTAGAAGGAGCTCAAATGATTACTGAATTAGACTTACCAGAAGAATGCATCAATGCATTGAGTTTAATAACCAATGGACAATTAGTAATTACTGATGGTGCTAATGGAAGTTGGGCTTTAGAAAATGAAAGAATTATTCATCAAGCTGCTTTTCCTACTGAAGTTGTAGATACTACTGGTTGTGGAGATGCTTTTCATGGCGCTTATGCATCGGCTTTGTTAAAAGGAAAAAACTTAGCTAAACGATTGGAATATGCTTCTGCTTATGCATCTATAATTGCAACCCATTTTGGAGGGAGAAGTTATTTTCCGAGTACTAAAGAAGTGGAACAAATACTATTAAAAAAATAA
- a CDS encoding AraC family transcriptional regulator, translated as MKAVFEPISNTTNQSFHYRVFEKLEFGTPWHYHPEWELTFITESTGIRSVGNSIQAYQPGELVLLGPNLPHCWKTNRSTKELAKSTVIQFRKDVLGDGWMDKDEFSLIKKMLISSNYGLIFNEIIAKDIGAKMISMKETSTTLRLIEFIKLLHELSLEKYEVLSLGASFNVNSLVSDRIRNIINFVDENYQNKIEASQLGDLVFMTPVSFSKFFKRSFNKTFTSYLNEYRVSKACEFLKESEISVEQIAFETGYPNLSFFHRKFKLFTKQTPAQYRATFFK; from the coding sequence TTGAAAGCTGTTTTTGAACCCATTTCTAATACTACTAATCAATCTTTTCATTATCGAGTTTTCGAAAAATTAGAGTTTGGAACTCCTTGGCATTATCATCCTGAATGGGAACTAACATTTATTACTGAAAGCACAGGGATAAGAAGTGTTGGGAATTCTATACAAGCATATCAACCAGGAGAATTAGTCTTATTAGGACCCAATTTACCTCATTGTTGGAAAACAAATAGAAGTACAAAAGAACTTGCTAAATCTACTGTAATTCAATTTAGAAAAGATGTATTAGGAGATGGATGGATGGATAAAGATGAGTTTTCTTTGATAAAAAAAATGTTGATTAGTAGTAACTACGGATTAATATTCAATGAAATTATTGCAAAAGATATTGGTGCAAAAATGATTTCTATGAAAGAAACATCTACAACACTTCGATTAATAGAATTTATAAAATTACTTCATGAATTATCTTTAGAAAAATATGAGGTATTAAGTTTAGGTGCAAGTTTTAATGTCAATTCTTTGGTTTCAGATAGAATTAGAAATATTATCAATTTTGTAGATGAAAATTATCAAAATAAAATAGAAGCTTCGCAATTAGGAGATTTGGTTTTTATGACTCCAGTTTCGTTTTCTAAATTTTTTAAGAGGTCATTTAATAAAACTTTTACTTCTTATTTAAATGAATATAGGGTTAGTAAAGCTTGCGAATTTTTAAAAGAATCTGAAATTTCTGTTGAACAAATAGCTTTTGAAACAGGTTATCCAAACCTTTCTTTTTTTCATAGAAAATTCAAGTTATTTACAAAGCAAACACCTGCCCAATATAGAGCAACATTTTTTAAGTAA
- a CDS encoding glycoside hydrolase family 3 N-terminal domain-containing protein: MNNLKIIFFSITLTFLLACNTTPESNEIKVDELIMSKVDSLLKLMSLEEKVGQLSQRFSAGLDNKLSDDIKNGQVGSLLNGRKNFYTVKERNKIQKIAIEETRLGIPIIFGHDVIHGFRTIFPISLAQSCTWSPKLIERANSVAASEAAANGVDWAFAPMVDVSRDPRWGRIAESYGEDTYLNAIFSKAAVNGFQGKDVSSEGKVIACLKHFVGYGAATGGRDYQYTEISDRTMHEVYLPSFEAGVNAGALTVMSAFNDINGVPATANKKYIRKTLKEKMNFNGFVVSDWDAVEELIKHGIASDKREAALLAINAGVDMEMKTLTYQKLTEEVKANNLSENIIDEAVGRILFVKYKKGLFKNPYTSLTNVDKANPTLEKRKLARQIASESMVLLKNKENILPLKNKKINIAVVGLFANETNVMGWWQSLGKNEEVVTPYSGLKNNADSNITITKEVNSKTDVIIACVGESSTLFGENHSRTNIKLPNNQEAFLNKLKKKGKPIITVVFNGRPLDLTGVLESSEAVLIGWHPGIETGNALADLIYGKSNPSGKLTTSFPKSVGQIPVYYNQRNSGRPHQSNYRDETSKPLFPFGFGLSYSNFEYDNLIVSKEKLNRKDSLVISAQITNNSNVQGTEIVQLYVQDIVGSTTRPVKELKGFRKITLAPNESKVVNFTLKTNDLTVLNDNFIPIIEPGKFNVWISTNSDKGLKGSFEIEK, from the coding sequence ATGAATAATCTAAAAATTATCTTTTTCAGTATCACTTTAACTTTTCTATTAGCTTGTAATACCACTCCAGAAAGTAATGAAATTAAAGTGGATGAATTAATTATGTCTAAAGTTGATAGTTTATTAAAATTAATGAGTCTTGAAGAAAAGGTAGGACAGCTTTCACAAAGATTTTCAGCAGGATTAGATAATAAATTATCTGATGATATTAAAAACGGACAAGTTGGATCTTTACTTAATGGCAGAAAAAATTTTTATACTGTAAAAGAAAGAAACAAGATTCAGAAAATAGCGATTGAAGAAACCAGATTAGGAATTCCTATTATCTTTGGACATGATGTTATACATGGGTTTCGTACTATTTTTCCAATAAGTCTTGCGCAATCATGCACATGGTCTCCAAAATTAATTGAAAGAGCTAATTCCGTAGCAGCATCAGAAGCAGCAGCGAATGGGGTTGATTGGGCTTTTGCTCCTATGGTAGATGTTTCAAGAGATCCTCGTTGGGGACGTATTGCAGAATCATATGGTGAAGACACCTACCTAAATGCTATTTTTAGTAAAGCTGCTGTAAACGGTTTTCAGGGTAAAGATGTTTCAAGCGAAGGCAAAGTAATTGCTTGTTTAAAGCATTTTGTTGGTTATGGTGCAGCAACCGGAGGTCGAGACTATCAATACACAGAAATATCCGACAGAACAATGCATGAAGTTTATTTACCTTCATTTGAAGCTGGTGTTAATGCTGGTGCTTTAACTGTAATGTCTGCTTTTAATGATATTAATGGAGTGCCTGCCACAGCAAACAAAAAATACATTCGAAAAACTTTAAAGGAAAAAATGAACTTTAATGGTTTTGTTGTTAGCGACTGGGATGCTGTAGAAGAACTGATAAAACACGGTATTGCTTCTGATAAAAGGGAAGCAGCACTTTTGGCTATCAATGCCGGAGTTGATATGGAAATGAAAACTCTTACATATCAAAAACTTACTGAGGAAGTAAAAGCCAATAATCTTTCGGAAAATATTATTGATGAGGCCGTTGGAAGAATCTTATTTGTCAAATATAAAAAAGGTTTATTTAAAAATCCTTATACCTCTCTTACCAATGTAGATAAAGCAAATCCTACTTTAGAAAAAAGAAAATTAGCAAGACAGATTGCAAGTGAATCTATGGTATTGTTAAAAAATAAAGAAAATATATTACCCTTAAAAAACAAGAAGATTAACATTGCTGTTGTTGGTTTATTTGCCAATGAAACGAATGTTATGGGTTGGTGGCAATCTTTAGGAAAAAATGAAGAAGTAGTTACCCCCTATTCTGGATTAAAAAATAATGCCGATAGCAACATTACAATAACTAAAGAGGTAAATTCTAAAACAGATGTTATAATTGCCTGTGTTGGTGAAAGCTCAACTTTGTTTGGTGAAAATCATTCACGTACAAATATTAAATTACCTAACAATCAAGAAGCTTTTTTAAATAAACTAAAGAAAAAAGGAAAACCAATTATCACAGTAGTATTTAATGGTCGTCCTCTTGATTTAACAGGAGTTTTAGAATCTTCTGAGGCCGTATTAATTGGTTGGCATCCTGGTATTGAAACAGGTAATGCTTTAGCAGATTTAATTTATGGAAAAAGCAATCCGTCAGGTAAATTGACAACTAGTTTTCCAAAATCAGTAGGTCAAATACCTGTCTATTATAATCAGAGAAATAGCGGAAGACCTCATCAATCTAATTATAGAGATGAAACGTCTAAACCTTTATTTCCGTTTGGCTTTGGACTAAGTTATTCTAACTTTGAATATGATAATTTGATAGTATCCAAAGAAAAATTAAACCGTAAAGATTCGCTTGTTATTTCTGCACAAATTACAAATAATAGTAATGTTCAGGGAACAGAAATTGTGCAATTATATGTACAAGATATTGTGGGATCTACAACCAGACCCGTGAAAGAATTAAAAGGATTCCGCAAGATTACGCTAGCTCCTAATGAATCGAAAGTGGTGAATTTCACATTAAAAACTAATGATTTAACAGTACTTAATGACAATTTTATCCCAATAATTGAACCAGGTAAATTTAATGTTTGGATAAGTACCAATTCTGATAAAGGCTTAAAAGGTTCATTTGAAATTGAGAAATAA
- a CDS encoding ThuA domain-containing protein, whose protein sequence is MKKPIIKTTLLTIFFFSLIISCKVKKQYNTFSKKTENTILIFSKTNGYRHKSITEGITAIKKLGQENGWKTDTTEDSLQFNYQNLKKYKTLVFLNTTGNVLNNQQEKDFEKYINEGGGFVGIHAATDTEYDWPFYEQMIGAQFKSHPKQQKATLKVNKESNHAAIAHYNDTFEVFDEWYNFKKPAAKHVNVLLELDETSYSGKRMGTKHAISWYHHFQGGRIFYTGMGHTKEAYTNTDFLQHLKEGILWTIKEKNVAIDKNGEDLLDSNLSKWDVWIGAVHPSVDINFEKSKDVTKGKPMGLNNDPKKVFSIIKENNKNVLKISGKIYGGLTSKNEYGNYHFTTQFKWGEKKWEPRIKGKRDSGILYHAKGVHGAFWNTWMASLEFQIQEGDCGDFIALGDVYEDVPADRKLNKKGKPFFIYNPKGKEIPLKYATGFESGRSTKSSLYENPNGAWNTLEIYCLDNESIHLVNGHVVNRIKNARYDVAGKTIPVSRGKIQIQSEAAEVYYKNIKITPISKLPSKFSKL, encoded by the coding sequence ATGAAAAAACCAATTATAAAAACTACACTACTTACAATATTTTTTTTCAGTTTAATTATTAGCTGTAAAGTAAAAAAACAATACAACACTTTTTCTAAAAAGACAGAAAACACCATTTTAATTTTCTCAAAAACAAATGGATACAGACACAAATCTATTACAGAAGGGATTACAGCCATCAAAAAATTAGGACAAGAAAATGGATGGAAAACAGATACTACAGAAGATTCTTTACAATTTAATTATCAGAATTTAAAAAAATATAAAACACTTGTTTTTTTAAACACTACAGGTAATGTCTTAAATAATCAACAAGAAAAAGATTTTGAAAAATACATAAATGAAGGCGGTGGTTTTGTTGGTATTCATGCTGCTACCGACACTGAATACGATTGGCCTTTTTATGAACAAATGATTGGAGCACAATTTAAATCGCATCCAAAACAACAAAAAGCTACGCTAAAAGTTAATAAAGAAAGTAACCATGCTGCAATAGCGCATTACAATGATACATTTGAAGTATTTGATGAATGGTACAATTTTAAAAAACCTGCTGCAAAACATGTCAATGTATTATTAGAATTGGATGAAACTTCTTATTCAGGTAAAAGGATGGGGACAAAACATGCTATTTCTTGGTATCATCATTTTCAAGGTGGTCGTATTTTTTATACCGGAATGGGACACACCAAAGAAGCATATACAAATACCGATTTTCTACAACATTTAAAAGAAGGAATTTTATGGACTATAAAAGAAAAGAATGTTGCTATTGATAAAAATGGCGAAGATTTATTAGATTCAAACTTGTCTAAATGGGATGTTTGGATAGGAGCTGTTCATCCTTCGGTGGATATCAATTTTGAAAAATCTAAAGATGTCACAAAAGGAAAACCAATGGGTTTAAATAATGATCCGAAAAAAGTGTTTTCTATCATCAAAGAAAATAACAAAAACGTTTTAAAAATTAGTGGTAAAATATACGGAGGGTTAACCTCTAAAAATGAATATGGTAATTATCATTTTACCACCCAATTTAAATGGGGAGAAAAAAAATGGGAACCTCGCATAAAAGGCAAAAGAGATAGCGGTATTTTATATCATGCTAAAGGAGTTCATGGAGCATTTTGGAACACTTGGATGGCTTCTTTAGAGTTTCAAATACAAGAAGGAGATTGTGGAGATTTTATTGCTTTGGGCGATGTCTATGAAGATGTACCTGCTGATAGAAAGTTAAACAAAAAAGGAAAACCCTTTTTTATATACAATCCTAAAGGAAAAGAAATTCCTTTAAAATACGCTACTGGTTTTGAATCTGGAAGATCAACTAAATCTTCTTTATATGAAAACCCTAATGGCGCATGGAATACCTTAGAAATTTACTGTTTAGACAACGAAAGTATCCATTTAGTAAATGGCCATGTTGTGAACAGAATAAAAAATGCTCGTTACGATGTTGCTGGTAAAACAATTCCTGTAAGTAGAGGTAAAATTCAAATTCAATCTGAAGCTGCAGAAGTATATTATAAGAACATTAAAATAACACCGATATCTAAACTTCCTTCAAAATTTTCTAAATTATAA
- a CDS encoding carbohydrate-binding family 9-like protein — protein sequence MKNFKAYGIIFCLFIMIFVVITRCQKAIPEPPIFKVSKTNEPIIIDGKMDEAIWSKTESRTFDFTYNEEKPSDKQKTTLRMLWDENNLYLFYELEDKYLNARETERDGAPYFDDCAEIFIIPTPESLDTHFCFEINLYKAVNDLLFFNDYYENTNTALKTFNPVSKVEVVYNGTVNDNSDIDKGWTMELKIPLTTFGFLSKFEPVQEGSKWRFLAIRQERNEAEGERRITSTIFPIYDISKDVHQPDKFGLMEFVN from the coding sequence ATGAAAAACTTTAAAGCTTATGGTATCATTTTTTGTTTGTTTATAATGATTTTCGTAGTTATAACTAGATGTCAAAAAGCAATACCAGAACCACCCATATTTAAAGTTTCTAAAACAAATGAGCCAATAATTATTGATGGAAAAATGGATGAAGCTATTTGGTCTAAAACGGAAAGCAGAACATTTGATTTTACTTATAATGAAGAAAAACCAAGTGATAAACAAAAAACAACACTTAGAATGTTATGGGATGAAAATAACCTATACCTTTTTTATGAATTGGAAGATAAATATTTAAATGCTAGAGAGACAGAAAGAGATGGTGCACCTTATTTTGATGATTGTGCAGAAATCTTTATAATACCAACTCCAGAAAGCTTAGATACACATTTTTGCTTTGAAATTAATCTATACAAAGCGGTTAACGATCTTCTCTTTTTTAATGATTATTATGAGAATACGAATACTGCATTAAAAACTTTTAATCCCGTTAGTAAAGTTGAAGTTGTTTATAATGGTACTGTAAATGATAATTCTGATATTGATAAGGGATGGACTATGGAATTAAAAATCCCGTTAACTACTTTTGGCTTTTTAAGTAAATTTGAGCCCGTACAAGAGGGGAGTAAATGGAGGTTTTTAGCAATCAGACAAGAAAGAAACGAAGCGGAAGGTGAACGCAGAATTACTTCTACTATTTTCCCTATTTATGATATATCAAAAGATGTGCATCAACCAGATAAATTTGGGTTAATGGAGTTTGTTAATTAG
- a CDS encoding alpha/beta hydrolase family protein, whose protein sequence is MASSFKTVELSDSNFESQGLRFLTVKTPNLKGRGDICLYVPQVDNLENLPIYILLHGVYGSAWIWALKGGAHKTAERLMQNGTIKPAIIAMPSDGLWEDGSAYFSHHQKQFDHWIVNDVITAVKENIPEAKNSTSTCIGGLSMGGYGALSLGGRFPEKFKAISGHSSITKLEQMQLFTDDPLDEYLKESKTPNIIDILKDHKNSLPTIRFDCGINDSLFPANKLLHEELLKENIPHVFEELKGSHEWSYWIKHLEKTLLFFNKNR, encoded by the coding sequence ATGGCATCAAGCTTTAAAACTGTAGAACTTTCAGATTCTAATTTCGAATCTCAAGGACTAAGATTTTTAACCGTAAAAACGCCTAATTTAAAAGGTAGAGGAGATATTTGTTTGTATGTACCACAAGTGGATAATCTCGAAAATTTACCAATATATATCTTATTACATGGCGTTTATGGAAGTGCTTGGATTTGGGCGCTAAAAGGAGGTGCTCATAAAACGGCAGAACGATTAATGCAAAACGGCACCATAAAACCCGCTATAATTGCAATGCCTTCAGACGGACTTTGGGAAGATGGTTCTGCCTATTTTTCTCATCATCAAAAACAATTTGATCATTGGATTGTGAATGATGTGATTACGGCTGTTAAAGAAAATATTCCGGAAGCCAAGAATTCTACATCAACATGTATTGGTGGTTTGTCTATGGGAGGTTATGGCGCTTTGTCTTTAGGCGGACGATTTCCTGAGAAATTTAAAGCAATTTCCGGGCATAGTTCTATTACCAAATTAGAACAAATGCAACTTTTTACAGATGATCCTTTAGATGAGTATCTAAAAGAAAGTAAAACTCCTAATATAATAGACATTCTAAAAGATCATAAAAACAGCTTACCTACTATTCGTTTTGATTGCGGTATTAATGACAGTCTATTTCCGGCTAATAAATTACTACATGAGGAACTTTTAAAAGAAAATATTCCTCATGTATTTGAAGAATTAAAAGGAAGTCATGAATGGTCTTATTGGATAAAGCATCTAGAAAAAACATTACTTTTTTTTAATAAAAACAGATAA
- a CDS encoding glycoside hydrolase family 2 TIM barrel-domain containing protein → MNRKTSILIIVFSSIFSFISAQETELLKNWKFTNYDYGAAFQKDFDDADWENVTVPHDWAVQQDFNFAHDVQLTTVIQDGETKPRYRTGRSGALPYVGIGWYRTNYSITASELEEKVQILFDGAMSNAKVYVNGQYVGERPFGYISFHFDITKFLKSGDNTIAVRLENFNSQSRWYPGAGLYRKVSIIKTNKTHVKTWGTFVTTPVIAKRHAEVHVDIEILGSGNYTMINEIISPDGKQIERKSKEITIQKNTKISEKFKVSKPKLWNLNTPYLYQLKTSILKGRKVVNTYTTPFGIRSIRFEVDGFYLNDQKIRFKGVNMHHDLGPVGAAFHKELFVRQMRKMKEMGVNAIRFSHNPPAPEALDICDEMGLLAIDEAFDEWQIGKVMNGYSKHFDKWAKTDLTDMILRDRNHPSIIMWSIGNEIMEQYKHDPNNITGYLNKIVKTLDTTRATTAGFNSASGSLKSGMAKIVDVAAFNYKPGLYNLIRKEYPNLKFFASETGGSVSVRNSYKFPVVFDTIHTKRGNSLNTNTYKDGYPGNYETTNVSWGYPAYKEFAAQDKNTTVYGEFVWTGYDYLGEPSPYHEVKARSSYFAPVDFIGLEKDKFYLYQTQWKKDKDVLHFFPHWTLPEMKGKEIPVVCYTSYEKAELFVNGKSYGIQTKKPLKNHRYESNSIDKSASGGGNWDLFKAYAIVWDAVVYEPGEAKIVAYNKKGKKVAEVIRVTAGEPHHIEIKPELKTIKNGEVGVYIISVLDKIGNLCVNYNENMHIQVDGAATFLASGNGDPTNLQNLSKPERKFFNGQAAIFVKSKEKGAVKVAIKSKKLQGTNNSLIIN, encoded by the coding sequence ATGAATAGAAAAACATCAATTTTAATTATTGTTTTTAGTAGCATTTTTAGTTTTATTTCTGCTCAAGAAACCGAATTATTAAAAAACTGGAAATTCACCAATTACGATTATGGTGCAGCTTTTCAAAAAGATTTTGATGATGCTGATTGGGAAAACGTAACAGTTCCTCATGATTGGGCAGTACAACAAGATTTTAATTTTGCGCATGATGTGCAATTAACAACTGTAATACAAGATGGTGAAACCAAACCAAGATACAGAACTGGTAGATCTGGTGCATTGCCTTATGTTGGCATTGGATGGTATAGAACAAATTATTCCATTACAGCATCAGAATTAGAAGAAAAAGTTCAGATTCTTTTTGACGGAGCAATGAGCAACGCAAAAGTGTATGTAAATGGCCAATATGTTGGTGAGCGTCCTTTTGGTTATATTTCTTTCCATTTTGATATTACAAAATTTCTAAAATCCGGAGACAATACAATTGCCGTTCGATTAGAAAATTTTAATAGTCAATCTCGTTGGTATCCTGGAGCTGGTTTGTATAGAAAAGTATCCATAATTAAAACTAATAAAACGCACGTTAAAACCTGGGGGACTTTTGTAACGACTCCTGTTATTGCAAAAAGACATGCTGAGGTACACGTAGATATTGAAATTTTAGGAAGTGGAAATTATACAATGATTAATGAAATCATTTCTCCTGACGGAAAACAAATCGAAAGAAAATCAAAAGAGATCACCATTCAGAAAAATACTAAAATATCTGAAAAATTTAAAGTTTCTAAACCAAAACTTTGGAATTTAAATACACCTTATTTATATCAACTTAAAACATCTATTTTAAAAGGTCGCAAAGTTGTTAATACCTATACAACACCTTTTGGAATAAGAAGTATCCGTTTTGAAGTAGATGGATTTTATTTGAATGATCAAAAAATAAGATTTAAAGGTGTTAATATGCATCATGATTTAGGTCCTGTTGGTGCCGCTTTTCATAAGGAATTATTTGTCCGTCAGATGAGAAAAATGAAAGAAATGGGTGTAAATGCAATTCGTTTTTCTCACAATCCTCCTGCTCCAGAAGCGTTAGATATTTGTGATGAAATGGGACTTTTAGCCATTGATGAAGCTTTTGACGAATGGCAAATTGGTAAAGTAATGAATGGGTATTCTAAACATTTTGACAAATGGGCAAAAACAGACTTAACAGATATGATTTTGCGTGATAGAAATCACCCAAGTATAATTATGTGGAGTATTGGTAATGAAATTATGGAACAATACAAACACGATCCAAATAACATTACCGGTTACTTAAATAAAATTGTGAAAACTTTAGATACAACGCGAGCTACAACTGCCGGTTTTAACTCAGCTTCTGGTTCTTTAAAAAGCGGAATGGCAAAAATCGTTGATGTTGCAGCCTTTAATTATAAACCTGGTCTTTACAATCTAATTAGAAAAGAATATCCGAATTTAAAGTTTTTCGCAAGTGAAACTGGCGGATCCGTTAGTGTTAGAAACAGCTATAAATTCCCAGTAGTTTTTGATACAATTCATACAAAAAGAGGAAACTCTTTAAATACAAATACCTATAAAGATGGCTATCCTGGTAACTATGAAACTACCAATGTTTCTTGGGGATATCCTGCTTATAAAGAGTTTGCTGCACAAGACAAAAACACAACTGTTTATGGCGAATTTGTTTGGACGGGTTATGATTATTTAGGAGAACCTTCTCCTTATCACGAAGTAAAAGCTAGAAGTTCTTATTTTGCGCCAGTAGATTTTATTGGTTTAGAAAAAGATAAATTCTACTTATATCAAACACAATGGAAAAAGGATAAAGATGTACTACACTTTTTTCCTCATTGGACTTTACCTGAAATGAAAGGGAAAGAAATTCCAGTAGTTTGCTATACATCTTATGAAAAAGCTGAATTATTTGTAAATGGAAAAAGTTATGGAATTCAAACTAAAAAACCATTAAAAAATCATAGGTATGAAAGTAATTCTATAGACAAATCTGCTTCTGGAGGTGGTAATTGGGATTTATTTAAGGCTTACGCTATTGTTTGGGATGCTGTAGTTTATGAACCGGGAGAAGCAAAAATTGTGGCTTATAATAAAAAAGGAAAGAAAGTTGCTGAAGTAATAAGAGTAACTGCTGGTGAGCCTCATCATATAGAAATAAAACCAGAATTAAAAACCATTAAAAACGGAGAAGTTGGTGTTTATATAATTTCTGTTTTAGATAAAATCGGCAATTTATGTGTAAATTACAATGAGAACATGCACATACAAGTTGATGGAGCCGCTACATTTTTAGCATCCGGAAATGGAGATCCAACCAATTTGCAAAACTTATCGAAACCCGAAAGAAAATTCTTTAACGGACAAGCTGCTATTTTTGTGAAATCGAAAGAAAAAGGAGCTGTTAAAGTTGCCATTAAATCGAAAAAATTACAAGGAACCAACAATTCATTAATTATAAATTAA
- a CDS encoding glycosyl hydrolase — protein sequence MKYRIQALVLISFLIFTTNFSAQIKAPEGKKWTVIKNLSDEFNGKKLNKRKWIADPEGHPDFGWIGRSPALFKESSITLNKGKLEIEVGKLDKTFTSYKYSTPSVYNYYGGIIRASKSISYGHYFEAKFKMNKTEMGGGFWLMSKNICDFKHEIDITESVGSISPLAEEWGKKWDKIMHSNTIHRKTNCNEAIRSQAVVYPDVKNSDKYYTYGCWWKSPTELLFYLDGKHVYTVNPPVNFDQELFLHFSIEKYDWNPIPEDGGKVASASKDDRTTYIDYIRTYKLEDKN from the coding sequence ATGAAATACAGAATTCAAGCTTTAGTATTAATTAGTTTTTTAATTTTTACAACAAATTTTAGTGCGCAAATAAAAGCACCAGAAGGAAAAAAGTGGACCGTTATTAAAAATCTTTCTGATGAATTTAATGGAAAAAAACTAAATAAAAGGAAATGGATTGCAGATCCTGAAGGACATCCAGATTTTGGTTGGATTGGAAGGTCTCCTGCCCTATTTAAAGAAAGTTCGATTACACTTAATAAAGGAAAATTAGAAATTGAAGTTGGTAAATTAGATAAAACTTTTACAAGTTATAAATACAGTACGCCTTCTGTTTATAATTATTATGGAGGTATTATTAGAGCATCAAAATCAATCTCTTATGGTCATTATTTTGAAGCCAAATTTAAAATGAATAAAACAGAAATGGGTGGTGGTTTCTGGCTGATGTCTAAAAATATTTGTGATTTTAAACATGAAATAGACATTACAGAATCTGTGGGTTCTATTTCTCCTTTAGCTGAAGAATGGGGCAAAAAATGGGATAAAATAATGCACTCAAATACCATTCATAGGAAAACAAATTGTAATGAAGCAATTCGTAGTCAAGCCGTTGTTTATCCTGATGTTAAAAATTCCGATAAGTATTACACGTATGGTTGTTGGTGGAAAAGTCCAACGGAATTGTTGTTCTATTTAGACGGGAAACACGTTTATACTGTAAATCCACCAGTAAATTTTGACCAAGAATTATTTCTTCATTTTTCCATTGAAAAGTATGATTGGAATCCTATCCCGGAAGATGGAGGAAAAGTAGCAAGTGCATCAAAAGATGACAGAACAACTTATATCGATTACATCAGAACTTATAAATTAGAAGATAAAAATTAA